In the genome of bacterium, one region contains:
- a CDS encoding HD domain-containing protein, whose amino-acid sequence MRQYLVKKLKPGMILGQHLYSYFGGKRTLLLGSGIEISRQVITKLKQMGYKSIYISEKGTEHIIPENLLADETRDMAMSAISLFYDDMREAVSHLTNKNQIPIHKMRDDQIRINPSSPALLKRVIHDMIHDIYLFGKNADYEPIIGIPQSNALHNHVLNVALISILIGGQYEFFENELVELAMGAILHDVGKAAMPQIYSKQYWQLGVEEIALYKLHPVLGDRLLNKSRSFTEVERQMIMQHHERQDGNGFPMQLKGKNKPPIREKFILPNTIFRFAEIIAVADTFENLISGNFYKKWFSPAEALAELSRESGTGLNSSIVDTLYKVVTRFPVGSNVRIIRHPDSKITGYYGVVAVPDSSKSGNVEVILIADSYLKPISPKPVSVDTSKNGKGELQFIY is encoded by the coding sequence TTGAGACAGTACCTTGTAAAAAAGTTAAAACCCGGAATGATCTTAGGCCAGCATCTTTACAGCTATTTTGGCGGAAAAAGAACCTTGCTTCTGGGAAGCGGAATTGAAATTTCCAGACAGGTAATTACAAAGCTTAAACAAATGGGATATAAATCAATATATATCAGCGAAAAGGGTACAGAACACATTATTCCTGAAAATCTGCTTGCAGACGAGACAAGGGATATGGCGATGTCTGCTATATCACTTTTTTATGATGATATGAGAGAGGCTGTGTCCCACCTTACTAATAAAAACCAGATTCCCATACATAAGATGAGGGATGACCAAATCAGGATAAACCCCTCATCTCCTGCGCTGTTGAAAAGAGTTATCCATGATATGATTCACGACATTTATCTTTTTGGCAAAAATGCTGATTATGAACCTATTATAGGGATTCCTCAAAGCAATGCTTTGCACAATCATGTGCTTAATGTAGCATTAATATCTATATTAATCGGAGGCCAATACGAATTTTTTGAGAACGAACTTGTTGAGCTTGCAATGGGAGCTATACTTCATGATGTCGGAAAAGCAGCAATGCCTCAAATCTATAGTAAACAGTACTGGCAGTTGGGCGTAGAGGAGATTGCACTTTACAAGCTTCATCCTGTCCTTGGAGACAGGCTCTTAAACAAAAGCCGGTCATTTACTGAAGTTGAGCGGCAAATGATTATGCAGCATCATGAAAGGCAGGACGGAAACGGGTTCCCAATGCAGTTGAAAGGGAAAAATAAACCTCCGATTCGCGAGAAATTTATTCTGCCCAATACAATTTTCAGGTTTGCAGAGATAATCGCAGTTGCTGATACATTTGAAAATTTAATTTCAGGCAATTTTTATAAAAAATGGTTCTCTCCTGCAGAAGCACTTGCAGAATTGTCGAGAGAATCAGGAACCGGGCTGAATTCGTCAATTGTTGATACACTATACAAAGTAGTAACCAGATTCCCTGTAGGGTCAAATGTGAGAATAATAAGACATCCTGATTCTAAAATAACAGGGTATTATGGTGTTGTTGCAGTACCGGACAGCAGTAAATCCGGAAATGTAGAAGTTATACTGATTGCGGATTCGTATTTAAAACCGATTTCTCCGAAGCCGGTGTCTGTGGATACCTCTAAAAATGGCAAAGGGGAACTGCAATTTATCTATTAA
- a CDS encoding PAS domain S-box protein encodes MGQKQKTSSKNSLANAFDSFNMRVSDLGDSYRELTNKIEKLNLEISKKNRQLEDNFYEVNKLRLFFDSILNSMIDGVIVVDTSGTVVLFNRGAEILTGVSGKQTIGKHYNKLFDKSVSNRFSPLYTLSSGKALLLEEKEMHISNGKILPVRYSTSLVQDSSNNILGAVEVFSDLTRIKHLEDEMQQVRTQTALNQMAVLVSHEIRNPLGGIRGYVDLIAESLDKDDPIRNMIDHVISSVTLLDEIVSKFQIYTRPVKPHFDDVEFTEFVKDVTEFFTEKKEFVKRNIRVIIKNGIKKPVNVRLDPILFEQVIISILDNSFKAMKNGGTLRINISKNNTRLAGNSAVSLTISDSGSGMESEISKKAFVPFFTTREKGLGLGLALAKNFVSLHRGQICLESEKNIGTTVKIFLPME; translated from the coding sequence ATGGGACAGAAACAAAAAACAAGTAGTAAAAATTCTCTTGCAAACGCATTCGATTCCTTTAATATGCGTGTCTCTGATCTCGGAGATTCCTACAGGGAGTTAACAAACAAAATTGAGAAGCTCAATCTTGAGATATCAAAGAAAAATAGGCAGCTCGAAGATAATTTTTATGAAGTGAATAAACTGCGGCTCTTTTTTGATTCCATACTTAACAGTATGATTGATGGTGTTATTGTTGTTGATACTTCCGGTACTGTAGTACTTTTCAACAGAGGTGCTGAAATCCTTACCGGAGTTTCAGGTAAACAGACAATAGGCAAACACTACAATAAACTGTTTGACAAAAGTGTAAGCAACAGATTTTCACCTCTCTATACTTTAAGCAGCGGAAAAGCTCTGTTACTTGAAGAAAAAGAGATGCACATAAGTAACGGGAAAATACTTCCTGTAAGGTACAGCACCTCTCTTGTGCAGGACAGTAGTAATAATATTCTCGGGGCAGTGGAAGTCTTCAGTGATCTTACGAGAATAAAGCATCTTGAAGATGAGATGCAGCAGGTTCGTACTCAGACAGCCCTGAACCAGATGGCTGTTCTTGTATCACATGAAATAAGGAATCCGCTTGGAGGTATAAGAGGATATGTGGATCTTATAGCAGAATCTCTCGACAAAGATGATCCTATACGGAATATGATTGATCATGTGATTTCATCTGTAACTCTTCTTGATGAGATTGTATCAAAATTCCAGATTTATACAAGGCCGGTAAAACCGCACTTTGATGATGTTGAGTTTACAGAATTCGTTAAAGATGTTACTGAATTCTTTACCGAGAAAAAGGAATTTGTGAAGAGGAATATACGCGTAATTATTAAAAATGGAATAAAGAAGCCTGTAAATGTAAGGCTTGACCCGATTCTGTTTGAGCAGGTTATTATTTCAATCCTGGATAACAGTTTCAAAGCTATGAAGAATGGCGGGACTTTAAGAATCAATATTTCAAAGAACAATACCAGGCTCGCAGGGAATAGTGCGGTTTCCCTTACTATTTCCGATTCGGGCAGTGGCATGGAATCAGAAATTAGTAAAAAAGCATTTGTACCGTTTTTTACAACAAGGGAAAAAGGGCTTGGCCTCGGGCTTGCACTGGCAAAAAATTTTGTCAGTTTACACCGCGGGCAAATCTGTTTGGAAAGTGAGAAAAATATAGGAACTACTGTAAAAATATTTTTACCGATGGAGTGA
- a CDS encoding response regulator: MADKQKYDNIKIPLLVVDDDPFLRDVLKRFLSRKGYVVAVAEDADEAISYSREIPFRIAVIDIFIHGMDGIKLAEELKKAIPSLIIIIMTGHPSLDTALTALKQGVQDYLIKPFALEQIEESITRCLREKKIVEENNQLKERIEVLAGKVEEYEKILHQTHVIHSHPVADLQKQKVRGDAVYRDQSVQSIQERLKKLLLLKEEGIIPEEEYQLRRSQLLKMSEK, encoded by the coding sequence ATGGCTGATAAACAGAAATATGACAATATTAAGATCCCGCTGCTTGTGGTGGATGATGATCCGTTTCTGCGGGATGTTTTAAAAAGATTCCTGTCCCGAAAGGGATATGTTGTTGCCGTGGCAGAGGATGCGGATGAAGCCATAAGTTATTCGAGAGAGATACCGTTCAGAATCGCAGTTATTGATATTTTTATTCACGGTATGGATGGAATCAAGCTCGCAGAAGAACTAAAAAAAGCCATTCCGTCGTTAATCATTATTATCATGACGGGCCATCCGAGCCTTGATACTGCACTTACTGCTTTAAAACAGGGCGTTCAGGATTATCTGATAAAACCTTTTGCACTTGAGCAGATCGAAGAGAGTATTACGAGGTGTCTCAGAGAAAAAAAGATTGTTGAAGAAAATAATCAATTGAAAGAAAGAATTGAAGTCTTGGCCGGAAAAGTTGAAGAATATGAGAAAATATTACATCAGACACATGTAATTCATTCTCATCCGGTTGCTGATTTACAAAAACAGAAAGTACGGGGAGATGCTGTTTACCGTGATCAGAGTGTACAGAGCATACAGGAAAGATTAAAGAAACTTCTGCTTTTAAAAGAAGAAGGAATAATCCCGGAAGAAGAATACCAGCTAAGAAGATCTCAGCTTTTAAAAATGAGTGAGAAATAG
- a CDS encoding response regulator — protein sequence MESLREKEEFFNKARIIPYSIVLDSLKSMLRSISVEYGDENIFPDNIVISLSTVDRKSRAKVEDVFIEELTRDVIRYIKVDFSVDVTKIQLQIKSDNRLLPFHFRLQGYSGDKLLYSRTREEEDIEVKDEKSEWDASDIYNDDNDSGRSILVVDDEPVLCAILDKMLSRLGYHVVSAHNGIEAMKILGRMNIDLVISDLRMPQMDGWMLMKHSKEKYPDIPFVLITGYHSIHTENRASHSSADGYLSKPFSLHQIKSLLENVLSRKDDTNTTVTYIPG from the coding sequence ATGGAATCTTTAAGAGAAAAAGAGGAATTTTTTAACAAGGCCAGGATCATTCCGTATTCAATTGTACTTGACAGCTTAAAATCGATGCTCCGTTCAATTTCTGTTGAGTATGGCGATGAAAATATTTTCCCGGATAATATTGTTATATCTTTATCTACTGTTGATAGAAAATCAAGGGCAAAGGTGGAAGATGTTTTTATTGAGGAATTAACAAGGGATGTTATCCGATATATCAAAGTTGATTTTTCTGTTGATGTGACAAAAATTCAGCTTCAAATTAAAAGCGATAACAGACTGCTGCCGTTCCATTTCAGGCTTCAGGGGTACAGCGGAGATAAACTTCTTTACAGCAGAACACGCGAAGAGGAAGATATCGAAGTAAAAGATGAAAAAAGTGAATGGGATGCGAGTGATATATACAATGATGATAATGATTCGGGAAGAAGTATTCTGGTAGTGGATGACGAACCTGTCCTTTGTGCTATTCTTGACAAGATGCTTTCACGCTTGGGATACCATGTTGTAAGTGCTCATAATGGTATTGAAGCTATGAAAATTTTAGGAAGAATGAATATTGACCTTGTGATATCAGATCTGCGTATGCCTCAGATGGACGGCTGGATGCTTATGAAGCATTCAAAGGAGAAGTATCCTGATATACCATTTGTACTGATCACAGGGTATCATTCAATCCATACGGAAAACAGAGCCTCCCACAGCTCGGCTGACGGATATTTATCAAAACCGTTTTCACTGCATCAGATCAAATCTTTACTTGAAAATGTTTTAAGCAGAAAAGATGATACAAACACTACAGTGACTTATATACCCGGATAA